Proteins from one Prevotella sp. E2-28 genomic window:
- a CDS encoding tetratricopeptide repeat protein: MREMDSFDRVVEHLCRRKLQAGITELENYLLTYPQLTGLDKLSAIKVDYELMAEYWKRGAKDPEREQVYNQLLHRLYMLTMDLKTTQLYRSNSFWSYVYQRPRKNSMEWGLTDARNKLEEFVSDLAMLDLDPEHVRKVKKDELYAKHQEFMSAFYDYILTSSMWSESVAGQYVDILTSPTIDSNDQQLLVSAITLSALKVFDVNKMLSLLNVYRKSTDMRVKQRALVGWALTIDNDKKALYPEMQQALIEVCADETACQELTELQMQLFFCKNTENDQRKIHDEIMPDIMNNGRIKMTQKGLVEMDEDTLEDILHPEAAELDMEKMEQSVTRMANMQKQGSDIYFSGFSQMKRFPFFNELSNWLMPFYANHPAISAIWNNEKGRKFLHTMMKMGAFCDGDKYSFVLAFDQVLSRLPEQMVRMVENGEAAPMPLGGMVDDSEQKTPAYVRRMYLQDLYRFFRLNPMRNEFCNPFDNSQNYLFFQHSLFASTALQERFLEVVSFLVKRQQVTDASRVLGNYPKEKDYQYCMLKAHILQLKKMRDPFSEKSWFEMALAMKPNDKKAMVGLARSLYSMSLYDKALEVYKQLLIDSPESKSYLLNAAICMVNLRQSEEALKELFKLNYLYPQDMVVVHVLAWALTLESRYEEALKLYGQLVVQEQPFSDNFLNYGYCLWFTGNIPEAIKAFRRYLEMEENDVAKLEKAFLESEQDILAQHQISDGEIQMMLDAVTA, from the coding sequence ATGCGCGAAATGGATTCCTTCGACAGGGTTGTAGAGCATCTCTGCAGGCGTAAGTTGCAGGCAGGTATCACAGAGCTTGAGAATTATTTGTTGACTTATCCCCAACTCACGGGCTTGGATAAACTGTCGGCCATTAAGGTTGATTATGAACTGATGGCTGAATACTGGAAGCGTGGGGCTAAGGATCCTGAGCGCGAGCAGGTTTATAACCAGTTGCTCCATAGGCTATATATGCTCACTATGGATTTGAAGACCACTCAGCTATACCGTTCTAACAGTTTCTGGTCGTATGTCTATCAGCGTCCACGAAAGAACAGTATGGAGTGGGGGCTTACTGATGCGAGAAACAAGCTTGAGGAGTTTGTCAGCGACTTGGCTATGCTGGATTTAGACCCAGAGCATGTCAGGAAGGTCAAGAAAGATGAGCTCTATGCGAAGCATCAGGAATTCATGAGTGCCTTTTATGATTATATCCTGACTTCCTCGATGTGGAGTGAGAGTGTTGCTGGTCAGTATGTTGACATATTGACTTCTCCCACCATCGATTCTAATGACCAACAGCTATTGGTAAGTGCTATCACATTATCGGCTCTGAAAGTCTTTGATGTGAACAAGATGCTGTCGCTCTTGAATGTGTATCGCAAATCTACTGATATGCGTGTTAAGCAGCGTGCTTTGGTGGGCTGGGCTCTGACTATTGATAATGATAAAAAGGCACTTTATCCAGAGATGCAACAGGCCCTTATTGAGGTGTGTGCTGATGAGACTGCATGTCAGGAACTCACAGAACTTCAGATGCAGTTGTTCTTCTGTAAGAACACAGAGAACGACCAGCGCAAGATTCATGACGAGATCATGCCTGACATCATGAATAACGGGCGCATCAAGATGACTCAGAAAGGACTGGTCGAGATGGATGAAGATACGCTGGAGGATATCCTTCATCCAGAAGCTGCTGAGCTTGACATGGAGAAGATGGAACAGAGCGTGACGCGCATGGCCAACATGCAGAAGCAGGGCTCGGATATCTACTTCTCTGGCTTTTCGCAGATGAAGCGTTTTCCTTTCTTTAATGAGTTGTCCAACTGGTTGATGCCGTTCTATGCCAATCATCCTGCCATCAGCGCGATATGGAATAATGAGAAGGGACGTAAATTCCTGCATACCATGATGAAGATGGGCGCATTCTGCGATGGGGATAAGTATTCCTTCGTCTTGGCCTTTGACCAGGTTCTGTCTCGTCTGCCTGAACAGATGGTGAGAATGGTAGAGAATGGCGAGGCTGCACCCATGCCACTTGGCGGAATGGTTGATGATTCTGAGCAGAAGACACCTGCTTATGTGCGTCGTATGTACTTGCAGGACCTCTATCGTTTCTTCCGCTTGAATCCCATGCGTAATGAGTTCTGTAACCCCTTTGATAATAGTCAGAACTATCTGTTCTTTCAGCATTCACTCTTTGCTTCTACTGCCTTGCAAGAACGATTCCTTGAAGTGGTATCATTCTTGGTAAAACGCCAGCAGGTTACTGATGCCTCAAGGGTATTAGGTAACTATCCTAAGGAGAAGGATTATCAGTACTGTATGCTGAAAGCTCATATTCTGCAATTAAAAAAGATGAGGGATCCTTTTTCGGAAAAATCATGGTTCGAGATGGCATTGGCGATGAAACCCAATGACAAGAAGGCCATGGTAGGACTTGCCCGTTCCCTTTACAGCATGTCGCTTTATGATAAGGCGCTGGAGGTTTACAAGCAATTACTGATTGATAGTCCGGAGTCAAAGTCTTATCTGCTGAATGCAGCCATTTGTATGGTCAACCTTCGTCAAAGTGAAGAGGCTTTGAAGGAGCTTTTCAAACTGAATTATCTATACCCGCAGGACATGGTAGTGGTTCATGTTCTGGCATGGGCACTCACTTTGGAAAGTCGTTATGAGGAAGCTTTAAAACTTTACGGACAACTCGTTGTTCAGGAACAGCCATTCTCTGACAACTTCCTCAACTATGGTTACTGCCTGTGGTTTACAGGTAACATCCCTGAGGCTATCAAGGCTTTCCGCCGTTACTTGGAGATGGAGGAAAATGATGTTGCTAAGTTAGAGAAAGCCTTTCTTGAGTCAGAGCAGGACATCCTTGCTCAGCATCAGATAAGCGATGGTGAAATCCAGATGATGCTGGATGCTGTGACAGCTTAA
- a CDS encoding ABC transporter substrate-binding protein, whose protein sequence is MNRMKLFFTLATAVLCMTACGNGGDETKKTEDALDAWKADSAALRVAVMPTIDCLPLFVAEEEGMFKRQGVSVSLYPYQAQMDCDTAIKSGWVDAMVTDLVRVERMKSQGMSLRCLTATDLQWQLLAGKHAKIKRLKQLENKMIAMTRYSATAMLADVLVDSASVTDEHVFRIQVNDLSVRLQMLETETMDAMFLPEPQATVARQMGAELLYDTQWNNVCMGVLVASEASQADTLRHRLTEGMLKAYSEACDTINSRGVRYYSKLLSRRCGLKDGVADSLPADLHFHGVRQPRPEDISKAASWLNK, encoded by the coding sequence ATGAATAGAATGAAGCTATTTTTTACGCTTGCCACGGCTGTGCTTTGCATGACAGCTTGTGGTAACGGTGGTGATGAGACCAAGAAAACAGAAGATGCTCTTGACGCATGGAAGGCTGATTCTGCTGCGCTTCGTGTTGCTGTCATGCCAACCATAGACTGTCTGCCATTGTTTGTAGCAGAAGAGGAGGGTATGTTCAAGCGTCAGGGTGTTAGCGTGAGTCTTTATCCATATCAGGCTCAGATGGATTGTGATACCGCTATTAAGAGCGGATGGGTAGATGCTATGGTAACCGACCTTGTGCGTGTTGAGCGTATGAAGAGTCAAGGCATGTCTCTGCGTTGCCTGACTGCTACGGATTTACAATGGCAGTTGCTGGCTGGTAAACATGCGAAAATCAAGCGACTGAAGCAACTGGAGAACAAGATGATAGCGATGACACGCTATTCGGCTACAGCTATGCTTGCTGATGTGTTGGTAGATAGTGCCTCTGTAACAGATGAACATGTGTTCCGCATTCAGGTTAATGACCTCAGCGTGCGTCTGCAGATGTTGGAGACAGAAACGATGGATGCTATGTTCCTGCCAGAACCTCAGGCTACAGTTGCCCGACAGATGGGGGCCGAATTGCTCTATGATACACAATGGAATAATGTCTGCATGGGCGTGCTGGTGGCTAGTGAGGCTTCTCAGGCTGATACCCTTCGTCATCGTCTGACAGAAGGTATGCTGAAGGCATATAGTGAAGCATGCGACACGATTAATAGTCGTGGTGTAAGATACTATAGTAAATTGTTAAGCCGTAGGTGTGGATTAAAGGACGGCGTGGCTGACTCGTTGCCTGCCGACTTGCATTTTCATGGTGTGCGTCAGCCTAGACCAGAAGATATCAGTAAGGCTGCATCATGGCTTAATAAATAA
- the radA gene encoding DNA repair protein RadA, whose product MAKDKTAYVCENCGQESAKWIGKCPSCGQWNTFKEIKISDDSVRQTATSAAAKAGHVLRTNRAMKLSEISSHDEKRIDMGDGELNRVLGGGLVPGSIVLLGGEPGIGKSTLSLQTMLGLTDKRILYVSGEESAHQLKMRAERILNGRPCPEDFMILCENALEHIFEHIKEEKPDMVVVDSIQTIATEDVESSAGSVAQVRECASALLRFAKTSGVPVILIGHITKEGTLAGPKILEHIVDTVIQFEGDQHYMYRILRSIKNRFGSTSELGIYEMLQNGLRQVSNPSELLLTQDHEGLSGIAISSAIEGVRPFLLETQALVSSAAYGTPQRSATGFDQRRLNMLLAVLEKRVGFKLMQKDVFVNIAGGLRVTDLAMDLSVIAAVLSSNVDTPIEAGWCMAGEVGLSGEVRPINRIDQRIAEAEKLGFQHIIIPRHNMQGLNTKKYKIEIHPVRKVEEALRALFG is encoded by the coding sequence ATGGCAAAGGACAAGACAGCATACGTTTGCGAAAACTGTGGACAAGAATCTGCAAAATGGATTGGAAAATGTCCATCATGCGGCCAATGGAACACGTTTAAGGAAATCAAGATAAGCGATGACAGCGTACGACAGACGGCCACATCGGCAGCTGCGAAGGCGGGTCATGTATTACGTACCAACCGTGCAATGAAGCTCAGCGAGATTAGTAGTCACGATGAGAAACGCATTGACATGGGCGACGGCGAGCTAAACCGCGTCCTTGGCGGAGGCCTTGTTCCTGGCAGTATCGTTCTTTTAGGCGGAGAGCCTGGTATTGGAAAATCGACCTTGTCACTTCAAACCATGCTCGGCTTAACAGACAAGCGCATCCTTTATGTCAGCGGTGAGGAAAGCGCCCATCAGCTGAAGATGCGTGCAGAGCGTATCTTGAATGGTCGTCCTTGTCCTGAGGACTTCATGATTCTGTGCGAGAATGCGCTGGAGCATATCTTTGAGCATATCAAAGAAGAGAAGCCCGATATGGTCGTGGTTGACTCTATCCAGACTATTGCGACGGAAGATGTAGAATCGAGTGCCGGCTCTGTGGCTCAGGTTCGTGAGTGTGCTTCAGCCCTACTGCGATTTGCCAAGACAAGTGGCGTACCTGTGATTCTGATTGGTCACATCACTAAAGAAGGCACGCTGGCTGGTCCGAAGATTCTTGAGCATATCGTGGATACCGTCATTCAGTTTGAAGGCGACCAGCATTATATGTATCGTATTCTGAGAAGCATCAAGAACCGCTTTGGAAGTACGTCTGAGCTAGGTATTTACGAGATGCTGCAGAACGGACTCCGACAGGTGAGCAACCCTTCGGAACTGCTTCTGACACAAGACCACGAAGGCCTTTCAGGTATTGCCATTTCAAGTGCCATAGAAGGTGTACGCCCATTCCTTTTGGAGACGCAGGCTCTTGTCTCTTCAGCAGCTTATGGCACTCCTCAACGTTCTGCAACAGGATTCGACCAGCGAAGACTGAACATGCTGCTGGCTGTACTGGAAAAGCGCGTAGGCTTCAAACTGATGCAGAAGGATGTGTTTGTGAATATTGCAGGCGGACTGAGGGTTACTGACTTGGCCATGGACCTCTCTGTCATCGCGGCTGTTCTGTCTTCAAATGTTGATACCCCTATTGAAGCTGGCTGGTGTATGGCTGGCGAAGTTGGCCTGAGTGGTGAGGTTCGTCCTATCAATCGTATTGACCAGCGTATAGCCGAGGCCGAGAAGTTGGGATTCCAGCATATCATCATACCTCGCCATAATATGCAAGGTCTCAACACGAAGAAATACAAAATTGAGATTCATCCTGTCAGAAAGGTAGAAGAGGCGCTACGTGCCCTCTTTGGCTAA
- a CDS encoding AraC family transcriptional regulator produces the protein MKSIQRVFTVLMLLLNSLNIEAFEGRTFQVINASNELADNSAQVLVCTKTGRMIISTLGNLNFYNGASFTHIGTRQDYQYLLPRYSGNYQLSFDRKHHIWLKNTHSVTCVDLLMEEFVADVDSVIKGMGCTEPLQDLFVDSLGHVWLLTEKGLMGVENQQTYTVLRDENLQDLDVFDNLLLTFYETGAEVGQDLKTGKTVHRTRAYDWDTAQRFNKTSAILRYEDGYYQVRNGDKESVFLHFDVKKLKWTVVKIFPYHVNHLSLHKDCIYLPSEQGFGIYDIKKDSLEWVSEFQLSNGKRVKTDCNMIAFDRQDGMWIGTENRGVLYSRPAKLSFQTYNLDTPEAKYYTDLLSEKEQNITEFNGQRANCMFMDSRGWSWIGTTTGLFLYKTPQSEPIVFSKRNGLYNNVVHTVVEDKDHNIWAATSNGITFVSFKGGDADFINSFSVVDGVPSESFVNCKGKLLDDGRIVMQAIDHFIVFNPDDFKEVNTPHPYKLFPKLIRLMVNGNNIEPDVLINNHIVIDRALSRAREIILSSEHSSVSLTFSSLNYYRPLQTYYRVRMKGVKGYEEWVLYSYFNSGGRVDSKGMLHVPLMKLEPGTYELELQASMYPDQWTGDPFTWTIIVNQPWWQTTGILWVLCIAALIFMVVNFGFYMHNERMRIRRNHGEGNIIRKIRQFVERCSSCSSETMSPLQEDFRHDSENADTQLTPEFIDVMMRILPYVQDHMKGELTMAQLSIVAEMDVVSFYELMMANIYKNPRDLARVYRLKQAAEMLTSTNKSIEQIANECCFYTPNYLIGTFFHQYKQTPAEYRESR, from the coding sequence ATGAAATCAATACAGAGAGTCTTTACCGTACTAATGCTGCTGCTAAATAGCTTGAATATAGAGGCCTTTGAAGGAAGGACTTTTCAGGTTATTAATGCCTCTAACGAATTGGCAGATAACAGCGCTCAGGTATTGGTGTGTACAAAGACTGGCCGTATGATCATATCCACGCTGGGTAATCTGAACTTCTATAATGGTGCCAGTTTTACGCATATAGGTACCCGTCAGGATTATCAGTATCTGTTACCCCGTTATTCAGGAAATTACCAATTAAGCTTTGATCGTAAGCATCATATTTGGTTGAAGAACACCCATTCTGTGACTTGTGTGGATCTGCTCATGGAGGAATTCGTGGCAGATGTGGATAGTGTTATTAAGGGGATGGGATGTACGGAACCTCTGCAGGACTTGTTTGTAGATTCGCTGGGACACGTTTGGCTCCTGACGGAAAAAGGACTTATGGGCGTTGAGAACCAGCAAACCTACACGGTGTTGCGTGATGAGAATCTTCAGGATCTGGATGTGTTTGATAATTTGCTGCTGACATTCTATGAGACAGGTGCTGAGGTAGGACAGGACTTGAAGACTGGAAAAACGGTGCATCGTACGCGAGCCTACGATTGGGACACAGCACAGCGTTTCAACAAGACATCGGCTATCTTGCGTTATGAGGATGGCTATTATCAGGTGCGTAATGGTGATAAAGAGTCTGTATTCCTGCATTTCGACGTCAAAAAGCTAAAATGGACGGTTGTTAAGATTTTCCCCTATCATGTAAACCATCTTTCACTCCATAAGGATTGTATCTATCTGCCTTCTGAGCAGGGCTTTGGTATTTACGATATCAAGAAGGATTCTTTGGAATGGGTTTCAGAGTTTCAGCTTTCTAACGGTAAGCGTGTAAAGACTGACTGTAATATGATAGCCTTTGACCGTCAGGATGGTATGTGGATTGGCACAGAGAATCGTGGAGTGCTCTATTCGCGTCCAGCAAAATTGTCATTCCAGACGTATAACCTGGATACGCCAGAGGCTAAGTATTATACAGATCTGCTGAGTGAGAAGGAGCAGAATATCACGGAGTTTAACGGACAACGTGCCAACTGTATGTTTATGGATAGCAGAGGCTGGTCGTGGATAGGTACGACAACAGGCCTTTTCCTCTATAAAACACCTCAGTCAGAGCCCATTGTTTTCTCAAAGAGAAATGGCTTATATAATAATGTGGTCCATACGGTGGTAGAGGATAAGGACCATAATATATGGGCTGCAACGTCAAACGGTATTACATTTGTGAGCTTCAAGGGCGGCGATGCTGACTTTATCAATAGTTTTAGCGTTGTTGACGGTGTACCCAGCGAATCATTCGTTAACTGCAAAGGAAAGCTCTTGGATGATGGCAGAATAGTGATGCAGGCCATCGATCATTTCATCGTGTTTAACCCTGATGATTTCAAAGAGGTTAACACGCCGCATCCCTATAAGCTTTTCCCCAAGTTGATACGTCTGATGGTTAATGGTAACAACATTGAACCTGATGTGCTGATTAATAATCATATAGTGATTGACAGGGCTTTGTCGCGTGCCAGAGAGATTATCCTGAGTAGTGAGCACTCGTCTGTATCGCTGACGTTCTCTTCATTGAACTACTATCGTCCGTTGCAGACTTATTACAGGGTTCGTATGAAAGGCGTCAAGGGCTATGAAGAATGGGTATTGTATTCTTACTTTAATAGTGGTGGACGTGTGGACTCAAAGGGTATGTTGCATGTGCCTTTGATGAAGTTGGAACCTGGTACTTATGAGTTGGAACTTCAGGCTTCTATGTATCCTGACCAGTGGACGGGAGATCCCTTTACTTGGACTATTATCGTGAATCAGCCTTGGTGGCAGACTACAGGTATTTTATGGGTTCTGTGTATTGCCGCATTGATTTTCATGGTGGTTAACTTTGGCTTCTATATGCATAACGAAAGGATGCGTATACGCAGAAACCATGGTGAGGGAAATATCATACGCAAGATACGCCAGTTTGTTGAGCGTTGTAGCTCATGTTCCAGCGAGACGATGTCACCTTTGCAGGAAGATTTCCGTCATGATAGTGAGAATGCAGATACTCAGTTGACGCCAGAATTTATAGACGTCATGATGCGTATTCTTCCTTATGTACAGGATCACATGAAGGGTGAGCTGACAATGGCTCAGCTAAGTATTGTGGCAGAAATGGATGTGGTTTCTTTCTACGAATTGATGATGGCGAATATCTATAAGAATCCTCGTGATTTGGCACGTGTATATCGTCTGAAACAGGCTGCCGAGATGCTGACATCGACGAATAAGAGTATAGAGCAAATTGCCAATGAGTGCTGCTTCTATACGCCAAACTATCTGATAGGCACATTCTTCCATCAGTATAAGCAGACCCCCGCGGAATATCGCGAGAGTCGTTGA
- a CDS encoding aminotransferase class I/II-fold pyridoxal phosphate-dependent enzyme has translation MGQLQERYKSYRIPQEAMAKGIYPYFRAIEGKQGTEVEMGGHHVLMFGSNAYTGLTGDQRIIDKAKAALDKYGSGCAGSRFLNGTLDLHVQLEKEIAEFIHKDDCLCFSTGFSVNQGVIPALLGKDDFVICDDRDHASIVDGRRLAFAKQLHYKHNDMEDLERVLQKLPAEAIKLIVVDGVFSMEGDLCKLPEIVKLKHKYNCSIMVDEAHGIGVFGKQGRGVCDHFGLTDEVDLIMGTFSKSLASIGGFIAADSDTINWLRHTCRTYIFSASNTPAATAAAMEALHIIQQEPERIEKLWKVTRYALRRFREEGFEIGDTESPIIPLYVRDTDKTFLVTALAFNAGVFINPVIPPACAPQDTLVRYALMATHTEEQVERSVVALKKIFVEQGIIK, from the coding sequence ATGGGACAACTACAAGAAAGATACAAGTCGTATCGTATTCCTCAGGAAGCAATGGCTAAGGGAATTTACCCTTATTTCCGCGCTATTGAGGGTAAACAAGGAACAGAAGTAGAGATGGGTGGCCATCATGTTCTGATGTTTGGCTCAAATGCATATACAGGCCTCACAGGCGATCAGCGTATTATTGATAAGGCTAAGGCTGCGCTTGATAAATATGGTTCTGGCTGTGCAGGAAGCCGTTTCCTGAATGGTACGTTGGACTTGCACGTTCAATTAGAAAAGGAAATTGCAGAGTTTATCCACAAGGATGACTGTCTGTGCTTTAGTACTGGCTTCTCAGTGAATCAGGGTGTAATCCCCGCATTGCTTGGAAAGGATGATTTCGTGATTTGTGATGATCGTGACCACGCTTCTATCGTTGATGGTCGTCGTCTGGCTTTTGCCAAGCAGCTTCATTACAAGCACAATGATATGGAGGATTTGGAGCGCGTGCTTCAGAAACTTCCCGCTGAGGCTATCAAGCTGATCGTTGTAGATGGCGTGTTCTCAATGGAGGGTGACCTCTGTAAACTGCCTGAGATTGTAAAGCTGAAGCATAAGTATAACTGCTCTATCATGGTGGACGAGGCTCATGGTATCGGCGTGTTTGGTAAGCAGGGACGTGGTGTTTGTGACCACTTCGGACTGACTGATGAGGTTGACCTTATCATGGGTACATTCTCTAAGTCGCTGGCTTCAATTGGTGGCTTTATCGCTGCTGATTCTGATACTATCAACTGGCTGCGTCACACCTGTCGTACCTACATCTTCTCAGCTTCAAACACTCCCGCTGCTACAGCTGCCGCTATGGAGGCTTTGCACATCATTCAGCAGGAGCCTGAGCGCATTGAGAAACTGTGGAAGGTAACGCGCTATGCTTTGAGACGCTTCCGTGAGGAGGGATTTGAGATTGGCGATACTGAGAGTCCTATCATTCCTCTTTATGTAAGAGATACTGACAAGACATTCCTGGTAACGGCTTTGGCCTTCAATGCAGGTGTATTTATCAATCCAGTTATACCTCCTGCATGTGCTCCACAGGATACTTTGGTGCGCTATGCTTTGATGGCTACTCACACCGAAGAACAGGTGGAACGCTCTGTCGTAGCACTGAAAAAAATCTTTGTTGAGCAAGGAATTATAAAATAA
- a CDS encoding diacylglycerol kinase family protein — protein MHNQKKTITFIINPISGTKSKEALPSLVSQHIDSNLYDCEIIKTQYAGHAAEIARQCAADHKDICVAVGGDGTVNEVARSLAHSDTALGIIPCGSGNGLARHLCLPMDMKQALDIINIGKTDHFDYGVINDQPFFCTCGMGFDAYVSLKFAESGKRGLATYVENVLKEGLTYKPDTYIITDETGEHQYKAFLVACANASQYGNNAYIAPEASMQDGLLDVIIMEPFNIIEAAKVGFDLFAKTLKNNNHIQTFQACSIHISRNEPGAVHFDGDPTKMGKEIDVRIEPLGLKAIINPHHTQDEAKAGKVMNNISKTIDKILVG, from the coding sequence ATGCATAATCAGAAAAAGACCATTACTTTCATCATCAATCCCATTTCGGGAACCAAGTCGAAGGAGGCCCTCCCCTCGCTCGTCAGTCAGCATATTGACAGCAATCTTTATGACTGTGAAATCATCAAGACGCAATATGCAGGTCATGCAGCCGAGATTGCCAGGCAGTGTGCAGCTGACCACAAGGACATCTGCGTAGCAGTGGGTGGCGACGGTACCGTCAATGAAGTGGCGCGCTCATTGGCTCATAGTGATACGGCACTGGGCATCATTCCCTGCGGCTCTGGTAACGGTCTGGCTCGTCACCTTTGTCTTCCTATGGACATGAAGCAGGCCCTAGATATTATAAATATAGGTAAGACTGATCATTTTGACTATGGCGTCATTAACGACCAACCCTTCTTCTGTACTTGCGGCATGGGGTTCGATGCCTATGTGTCATTGAAATTTGCCGAGTCAGGCAAACGCGGACTTGCCACCTATGTGGAAAATGTGTTGAAAGAAGGACTTACCTACAAACCCGACACCTATATTATTACAGATGAGACGGGCGAACATCAGTACAAAGCCTTCCTCGTGGCCTGTGCCAATGCCTCGCAATATGGCAACAATGCCTATATCGCACCTGAAGCCTCTATGCAAGACGGTCTGCTTGATGTTATCATCATGGAGCCCTTCAATATCATTGAGGCAGCAAAAGTTGGCTTTGACCTCTTTGCGAAGACGCTGAAGAACAATAATCATATTCAGACATTCCAAGCCTGCAGCATTCATATCAGTCGTAATGAGCCTGGTGCCGTACATTTCGATGGCGACCCTACAAAGATGGGAAAAGAAATTGACGTGCGCATAGAGCCCTTAGGACTCAAAGCCATCATTAACCCCCATCATACTCAGGATGAGGCAAAGGCTGGAAAAGTCATGAATAATATCAGTAAGACCATCGACAAAATCCTTGTTGGATAG
- a CDS encoding alpha-amylase family glycosyl hydrolase, which yields MASTKIIIYQIFSRLYGNGCQARKPFGTIEENGCGKFNDFTPSVLKQIREMGVSHVWYTGVIRHATMTDYSQYGIPRQHPAVVKGRAGSPYAITDYYDVDPDLAVNVSKRMEEFEKLVSRTHRAGLKMIIDFVPNHVARQYKSICKPAGVRDLGEDDNPTIGFDPQHNNFYYCPGQPFSPYFDLYHGEKEPYTEMPAKATGNDCFHNAPGRNDWYETVKLNYGVDYYAGGVGHFDPIPNTWQKMLDILLFWAGKGVDAFRCDMAEMVPAAFWAWATARVCEQYPDIRFIGEVYNPNEYRHYIASGFDYLYDKVGMYDAMRDVICHRRNTDAVTWAWQQTDDIRDHMLYFLENHDEQRIASDFFAGSGEKAVPALVVNALMQKNPFMLYFGQEWGERGMDEEGFSGRDGRTTIFDYWSLSSHFTDLTLIYHKVLHIAQTEKAVVEGQMFDVMYANKQYFRQYAFIRKAGKEMLLVVANFDDVPLTMNLTIPDHAFNYLEIQEKAYKATDLLSGQNASLVLMRDQQVPVSLPARGAVVFKL from the coding sequence ATGGCATCGACTAAAATTATTATCTACCAAATCTTTTCGCGTCTGTACGGCAACGGCTGTCAGGCGCGAAAACCTTTTGGTACCATCGAGGAAAACGGTTGCGGAAAGTTCAACGATTTCACACCCTCTGTCCTCAAGCAGATTCGCGAGATGGGCGTCTCGCATGTATGGTACACGGGTGTGATTCGTCACGCCACGATGACCGACTACTCGCAGTATGGCATCCCTCGCCAGCATCCTGCTGTGGTGAAGGGTAGGGCAGGTTCGCCTTACGCTATCACCGACTATTACGATGTTGACCCCGACTTGGCTGTCAATGTCAGCAAACGAATGGAGGAATTTGAAAAGCTGGTCAGTCGTACCCATCGTGCTGGCCTGAAAATGATTATCGACTTTGTGCCTAATCATGTGGCTCGTCAGTATAAGAGCATCTGCAAACCTGCTGGTGTGCGTGATCTTGGCGAGGATGATAATCCCACCATCGGCTTTGACCCTCAGCATAATAATTTCTATTACTGTCCTGGTCAGCCTTTTAGTCCCTATTTCGACCTCTATCATGGCGAGAAGGAGCCTTATACGGAGATGCCTGCCAAGGCTACTGGTAATGACTGTTTCCATAATGCGCCAGGCCGTAACGACTGGTATGAGACCGTGAAGCTCAACTACGGCGTAGATTACTATGCTGGTGGTGTGGGTCATTTCGACCCTATCCCCAATACTTGGCAGAAGATGCTCGACATTCTACTCTTCTGGGCAGGCAAGGGCGTTGACGCTTTCCGTTGCGATATGGCTGAGATGGTACCTGCTGCTTTCTGGGCTTGGGCTACGGCTCGTGTGTGCGAGCAGTATCCTGATATCCGCTTCATAGGCGAGGTTTATAATCCCAACGAGTATCGCCATTATATCGCCTCTGGTTTCGACTACCTTTATGATAAGGTGGGCATGTATGATGCGATGCGTGATGTGATTTGCCATCGTCGTAATACCGATGCCGTCACTTGGGCTTGGCAGCAGACTGATGATATTCGCGATCACATGCTTTATTTCCTTGAGAATCACGATGAGCAGCGTATTGCCAGTGATTTCTTTGCAGGCTCAGGTGAAAAAGCCGTTCCTGCTTTGGTGGTGAATGCCCTGATGCAGAAGAACCCCTTCATGCTCTACTTCGGACAGGAATGGGGCGAGCGTGGTATGGACGAGGAAGGTTTCAGCGGGCGAGACGGACGTACCACCATCTTCGACTACTGGTCGCTCTCATCACATTTCACCGACCTCACCCTCATATATCATAAGGTGCTCCATATAGCCCAGACTGAGAAGGCCGTTGTTGAGGGGCAGATGTTTGATGTGATGTATGCCAATAAGCAGTACTTCCGTCAGTATGCTTTCATTCGCAAGGCGGGTAAGGAGATGCTTCTTGTGGTGGCTAATTTCGATGACGTTCCCCTCACGATGAATCTCACGATTCCTGATCACGCCTTCAATTATCTGGAGATTCAGGAAAAGGCTTATAAGGCTACGGACTTGCTCTCAGGTCAGAATGCCTCACTTGTCCTGATGCGCGATCAGCAGGTTCCTGTTTCTCTGCCTGCTCGTGGCGCTGTGGTCTTCAAGTTATAA